The DNA segment CGTATATTGTTGAGGACTACTCTTTTTCCGAATTTCGGATGATCGCATATAATTCAAAAGATCATTGCTGCCTATAACCACAACGAATAGAGATTTGGATAGGTGAATCTGTGCTTTGGATTGTCCAAGCTTTCTCGTGAGCGCGTTACGAATAGAGAGCCAATGTTTCAGTTGTTGTGATAAAGGTATAGCTTGTCCCTGAGATGTTTGAGTAaaacaaattaacaaaaaaaaaaactgcggCCAGTTGGGAGAGCCTTAAAATGAAGATATAATAAAGGTCACTGAACTCACGTGTTCGTTCCGAGTTCACTACATTTgtatcaatatatatttcacGCATGGAAGAAAATATGTGACTTACGGGAAATTGGCTGGAGCCATCAAAGATTCCGGCACCGCCGGAGGCAAAGTTAACACCTGTCACGGCGGCGgactctctctttctccattTTAGTAACCCTCTTAGCGAGAGGTATGGCGGCGTTAACGGTAAACCAAATTTCTCCGCTatatattcaacaaaaaaaaaaattcgagaaaatactccaaaaattgATAGTAAAAATACtgaattatataattaacaataacaactaagtgttttttttgctaaataataACAACTAATTATTACAActacatgtaatttttttttttcattttcaattaTCAACGTCTCTTATGAGTGTATATTATATACTACTTAATGGCTATttaatatcttctttttttggtcaaaagctATTTAATATCTTCTTTACATACGAAAAGGACactaaaataacatttaaaactcACCAATAACATCGGCGAAGTTTTTGCCGTTACAGTATCTTCCGGTGGCTTTCTTCTTAGGAAAATCGACGCCATTACGTGGATAGTTACTTTTGGCTAGCGAAAATGGTAAGTAGTTGTTATTTCCGACATCAACCAACGAATCTCCAAACACATACACTCCAGGAATCGGATCTAACTTGCCAGCTGCTGCTTCTAAACCGAGAAATGAATTGAACCGGAGTATACCGAGAAAAAGGAGGAAGAAGGTGAGGAACGGCAAGTTATTCGCCGGCATTTTTTTATCTTCTATTTCCCGGCGAGCTAATGTTGCCCTTGGGGTTGTAAGAGAGATACAAGACTTGGTTCGGTTTATATAGGGAGAGGAGAGATGTTAGTTAGTATGACATAATTAAGATtgatattgtaaaaaaaatgagAAGGAAGCTTCTTATGTTGCCACTGTCAGACAGTTCATGTGATTCCTTATTGAAATATTTCTGTTTACGGCAATTTCATTTCACTACAATGAACTGTACATGAAACATTAAGGATCATTAAAATGAGTCGTGCAGAATAATAATGCCAtaaatactctttttttttatcaaagaatGTGAGTTTATCATGAAATAGATGTTCATGCTTCCTTTGTCTGATCGGACTCCCCTTGATAAACCTGACACGAAAGAATACTCTTCGTTGCATTGTTACCCATACGGCCATACCTACTGACTGAAAATTTCTCATAATATCGTGAAATTACACACAAAGACATATTTTTGAAGTAGACAAAAAgacatatttttgaattaaagTGGCGTAAGTGAATCTAAGTTAGTTTGAAATTCCttcatgatattttttatttaaaaataacacaGAAACAAAATATGATGAATCTTCAAATCAACATCCTCCTTCATGCTTACTTTTTGGTCTGTTCACTTGATGATATTACAACATTGCACATAAACGGTTTGTTTGTTAAATCCGCTATTTAAAAATGTTCAATGAACTTATGCGGATAAGTGTACAGACATTCAATCATGAAAATTCAATTATTCATCAGTAGCTGACCAACTGATTAAATACTTCGATCTATTCTATATCATTGACATTCGCATATAAGTTAACACATAGACCCATATTTTTTGGGGTTCAGCATGTTACTACCcgaagaaaattaaaataatatatcatgGAATGACACAACCTTTTCTATTCTCTTACGTGGCACTTCATAATTGGttaatcaaatcatattaaattatttaatattttaagttattagTATTACTAGTGAGATACTATCTGGGTGTGTTCTTATTATGGCTTCTATCTGGAATTAGCCGATGGTGCAGACATGCGTTGGCCGATCATTTGCCATCGGAAGTCTTTTCTGAAGCATGTCACAGGGCTTTAAGTTTTTAACATTTCTGAAGCATGGATTGTATTACAACCTTAAGACAGGATATAATAGTCTTTTCCGACGATTCTCTCAAGTTAAGCTGCTATTATTACCTAGTGAATGCAACAAAGCTAGCCGAGAACAACGTGGCCGATCACGCCTATGCTTTTCAGATCTTTTAATATTTGAGTTTCACTAATGTACAACCATTCGTTGAGGCTGATAAAACGGGGTGTAAGTGTAACATTACATTTGGTGAGCAGTATATAGTTTTGGAACTTAGGAATTAAAAACTTGcaaaaataaatcttatttaGAAGAGAGAAACATTAATTAGTAAattaataaagtttattttatttctgacAAATTTATCctgtttacttttattacaAGTCAGGTCTCCCAAATCCATTTATATTAGATGATCTAATACTCCAAAACGAATTCATATTGATCATGAAGAGACCAGTTGAGTGAGAGTTAAAGGAGACGAGTATTGCGAATCATCAGATAACATAAGATCGACGATGGTTCGAGCAGCAGCTTCGGTGGGATGACCGTAGCGATCCCAGAAGAGATATTTGGTTCTGTCTGAACATAAGTTTGACACAAGCAAACAAGGTAACTCCGCGTTTAATTCCCCAGTTCCACAGCACGCCGATGTCACATCAGCAAAACCTGAAATTAGAAAGCGACAACGTGTTATGGTTTTTTTCTGTAGATTCGTTAAGTTCGATATTGTTAGCATTTgtattactttgtttttttcttctacagTAATTCTAATATCGCCACTTTAGTTTGGTACGATGATTATTTATCCCTAGTTTTCATTAGTCGTGATAACAAGATTTAATACCCAAATATACAAATTCTCAACGTACCGTAACGGGCAGGGTTGGTGACGATGTCATGGACGGACTTGAAGTTATCAAAGTAAGAATAAATCATTGAGCTTCCCAACTCTTTTTTGAGTTGTTGTAGCATCTTTACTAGAGCTTCGTTGTACAAAGAAGCCCATGTATTTGCCTCTTGGTCGCATTCATGCATTGAGTTTTCCGCACGTTGTCCAGGTGTGCAACCGATCTGTGCTACACCTATAATTAGGAATCTCCGTGCTCCAGTATCGTGAAGTCTCTGCCAAAAACAATTTCTGCATTAATAAATTTGAGCGAGGATCTCATGTATGTAACCAATAATAACACAATGTTAGATGTTTGTATTTACCTTCAATTGCTCTTTGAGTTTATCAGCCATTGATTGTGTATATTGTTGAGGATTGGTCTTTTGTCGAAGTTTGAACGATccaaaatagtcaaaaatatcGTTGCTGCCTATTACCACGAAGAATAGAGATTTGGATAGGTGGATTTGTGTTTCCGATGGTTCAAGCTGACTGGTGAGTTCTTTATGAATGGCAAGCCAATTGTTCACTTGGTATGATAAAGGAATAGATTGTCTCTGAAGGTAAATCAcagaagaataataaaaatataacaagttGCGGGGATAGCTCAGTTGGGAGAGCGTCAGACTGAAGATCTGAAGGTCGCGTGTTCGATCACGCTCACCgcaattaattttgtatttgtaaggtttttaacatattttccaTTTAGTTAGATTATGATTATTCACTGTGAATATAAAGGAAGAACCAAATGTTTTCCAACTTTTGGTTCCAATTCCAAACTAAAGCTGACCATGGAATCAACACTTTGTCCTAGTCTTTTATCATGGACAGGAATAACTTACAAGTTGTTGATCGGAACCGTTGAAGATGCCAGCTCCGCCGGAAGCAAAATTTACACCGGTCAAGGCAGCagcttttctctctttctctttaaatatgCCTTTCAGTGAGAGATATGGTGGCGGTAACGGTAAACCAAATTTCTCAGCTAAtcaatccaaaaaataaaatgtattaattCCCAAAAACACTCAAGTCAAATATTGCTcctgtaaaataaatataccaaATCATTGCAAAAGTTTAGAATTACATAAATATTGACAACTAATAGTTACAACCATTTTTTCTATTCACTTATTAATTTTGAACGTTTAACCATTTTTATACCTTTACTCATTTCTTGATAGTTATTTAgtgaaatatttagttttagtgGCCACCGAGTCATGTTATCTAATTCAAACCAATCTTGGTCTGACGTAACATGCAAAAACTACTTCATTTCATACCACAAATTATTACACcggaaagaaaaataaaagaactcACCGATGGCATCAGCGGCGTTTTTGCCATTACAGAACCTTCCGGTGGCTATACTGCCAGGAAAATCAACGCCGTTATGTGGATAATTAGCTTTGGATATAGAGATTGCTAAGTAATTATTGTTTCCCGCATCAACCAAAGAATCTCCGAACACGTATGCTCCTGGAACCGAAGCTAGTGTTCCGGTCGCTGCTTCTAAACTGGGAAATGAATCGAACCGAATTAAACCGAGGAAGATTAGAAAGATGGTGATGGAAGGTGTTATGTTCTTCgacatgttctttttttttcccggCGAACTCTTTgaattggttttgttttttgtttttttaaaggACCTTCATTTGAATTGGTTTTGTTTCTCATGGAGTTGTATGAGATGTAAAACTTAGTGTAGTATATATACAGAGAAGAGACATGTGAAGAGAGATTGGGTTTGATCCGACTTGTAATCATCGTGACATACATGATCATTTCATATATTTCTTTTGCTTAACTAGTCAAACCTCTAAATTTTCTTTATCATTCCAAGCcatatataataacaatatcTTGAAGGATGTTCTTTCTTGCACTGAAGTTGTGATGttcaagtttcaaaaagaaagttGTGATGTTCACCACTGAAACGTCCACCTTATTTTATGTTAGCCCATACAATCATGAATCGTCCCCCTCTccattatcttatttaaattataCTAGGGTGAGATCCGCGCCCTGCGCGGAGTGAGATAagccttttaaaaaaattaaagtttgaaATTCTATTTTcctatattatgtattttataaaattaattaaatagaatgtagaagtattaaattttaataaatgtaatataatcAGTCAGTAcataatatattgattttttttttggaaatatgaaATGTTGTTTTCCTGTTCTGAATAGATTATAGGAAATTATCTAGAATTTAGAagtacatattttaaaaaaatggaatataATCTATATACATGATATATTTGGCGTTATTGCCAATATTGTCATTCttgtatatattagtttatactTCGAAGAATTTGGtctatataataattatgttttgttgtGCCTTAATTCACAATTgtctaaaattatgaataaatatttttttaaaaatgtaaaaaaaatcatgttacaCTTAAAAGGATAATGGTCACGAATATAGCACGGTATACGTCCAcagtttttatgtttaatattatacTTGTTCGGTCAATTATAAAtgtcatttaaatatatacacatatataagttcaggtttatttgatttaaaaagtaattatggGAAAgagatattataaattaaagcTTATGCAACTAATTTCGTATATGTTCGTAATCCCTAATTTACTAATCCtataacaaaatatagaaagtgAAAAGAATATGCAACTAACTTTGTATGCAAATATTggaaaaacatatttaattagTTCCTAATTCATTCTGTATTTAATATGAGTCAAAAGTCGATTTACATatgcaaaacaaattaatatagaaaGTGGAAACGAAGAGAATAATCATGGGGACCATATATGGACATTTAAAATTGAATTAGTCAAATCCTGAAGTTAACTACTTTCCTTTTATACAAAAATTGATATGGCGATTTATTGAGCGACATGAAACTATGTATAAGGGATATACGAATATGTAAGTTTGTCCAATGGCAATAGCCGTAATATCCTAAGGTGAGTAAGCCTTTCTTCATAAAGCGTCTGAAAAGGAATCTCGTGCTGTCACGTCGTCAAAATGGTATACTCGTTAATATAGTACTCTTTAAAGGTTATTCTTAATTTTTGCTTCCATTTTAATACTAAGGGGATATACCTTTTTTTGGTCAATGTCTTTTATGTAAATTGTTATTGGTTTGTTGATTGAAGGATGTAGATATGAGTCAAGCAATTGCTCCAAAAAAAAGAGTCAAGCAAAATCGACGAGGGGCTCTTCTAACGCGTAATTACATAAAAGTAGAACTTAAGAGATTTGAAAAAACTTACTCTAACCCGATCAAGTTTGGTCGGTTAGAAAGATTATAGGTGATTAGTTATAAACGTAAATATTTAGAGTTGGGTTCATACTCATATTCATATGTCCGATCAGTAAAGGAACCCACAAAAAATTGAGGTCTTCATCAACgtaattgctttttttttgaacattttctggtgatatatttattctaagataaaaaaatattcgatTTTAGTATATagacattaatttttattttttgaagtttacatttatattaattttattatataatatggtgtatataatatatattgcgTAGAACTTAAATGTggttttagataaaaatattactaaatctcatcaaaatatttaatgtatagttttagtggaatcatatatatacatataattttctaaaaaatattatattattattttatcgatttgtgtcaAATTTTGAACCAATCCAAATTAGGACCAACaacatttattaatatataaagattattaatttatcgagtaatTATAGAGGTTCTATTGAATAGATTATTTTCTGATGACATATATcacattaatataatatatttatcatcaAACAGAGCTTATTTGTTGTTATCCATATCAAAACGAGTAAGTTTCCATGATTTGAGGTGTAGTGGGAATGTGGGCTCGTTATTGACGTGTTTACTTATTATGTATACGCGTAAAGAATTGAGGACTTTACGTTATTGTTAGCACTGTATAAATATGGACTTAATTTTAGGCTTTTGATTGCATTGAATCTTT comes from the Raphanus sativus cultivar WK10039 unplaced genomic scaffold, ASM80110v3 Scaffold2383, whole genome shotgun sequence genome and includes:
- the LOC130505565 gene encoding GDSL esterase/lipase At5g55050-like, producing the protein MSKNITPSITIFLIFLGLIRFDSFPSLEAATGTLASVPGAYVFGDSLVDAGNNNYLAISISKANYPHNGVDFPGSIATGRFCNGKNAADAIAEKFGLPLPPPYLSLKGIFKEKERKAAALTGVNFASGGAGIFNGSDQQLRQSIPLSYQVNNWLAIHKELTSQLEPSETQIHLSKSLFFVVIGSNDIFDYFGSFKLRQKTNPQQYTQSMADKLKEQLKRLHDTGARRFLIIGVAQIGCTPGQRAENSMHECDQEANTWASLYNEALVKMLQQLKKELGSSMIYSYFDNFKSVHDIVTNPARYGFADVTSACCGTGELNAELPCLLVSNLCSDRTKYLFWDRYGHPTEAAARTIVDLMLSDDSQYSSPLTLTQLVSS